In one uncultured Devosia sp. genomic region, the following are encoded:
- a CDS encoding DUF1153 domain-containing protein, with product MTVQMRPRVKYVIGPDGSPLTIADLPPANTRRWVIRRKAEVVAAVRGGLLSLEEACDRYTLSVDEFLNWQAAIDKHGLAGLRTTWIQHYREG from the coding sequence ATGACCGTACAAATGCGTCCTCGCGTTAAGTACGTTATCGGACCGGACGGAAGTCCGCTCACGATCGCAGATCTTCCCCCGGCCAATACCCGGAGGTGGGTCATCCGCCGCAAAGCCGAAGTCGTCGCTGCCGTCCGCGGTGGGTTGCTCAGTCTCGAAGAGGCCTGTGACCGCTACACCCTGAGCGTCGATGAATTCCTCAACTGGCAGGCCGCCATCGATAAGCATGGCCTTGCTGGTCTGCGGACAACCTGGATCCAGCACTACAGGGAAGGCTAA
- the fliF gene encoding flagellar basal-body MS-ring/collar protein FliF: MENFTKLINRIGMPRLAAMAVVAVLMLGFFGFLITRAQTPNLSPLYTGLSLEDSSAIVTELQSLNIPYELRGEGDTILIPRDSITTTRMTLAGSGLPTRGQVGYEIFDQQSTLGATSFVQNINNVRALEGELARTIGSLTRIKSARVHLVLPERELFRRERNDPSASIVLSVRGELSNGEIRSIQHLVASAIEGLTPSRVSIVDDQGNLLASGTGDDAEGALAADAAERTLGYENRLRTRVEDMLANVVGPGRARVEVSAELDYNRSTTTEEKFDPDGQVVRSSQLRETETNSTGQNGQVTVANELPGASQNAGQTGPSETGTTSEEVTNYEISKTTNTAVTEAGAVKRLSVAVVVDGVYTTDTAGATTYAPRSADDVAQILTLVRSAVGYSETRGDSVEVVNMQFAERPGLADAGTDASGGLLDFTRDDLMDGAEMAVTLLIALALVFFVMRPLLKKALSPESQPLALPTAAEVGHHGVLSADGQVLAEPAAIDEQPRDKTPAWVANARSMGETQLQTLKTVGSLVEENPRQAALIVRDWLGNAAA; this comes from the coding sequence GTGGAAAACTTCACCAAGCTGATCAACCGCATTGGCATGCCGCGCCTGGCAGCGATGGCGGTCGTCGCCGTCTTGATGCTTGGATTCTTCGGCTTCCTGATCACCCGCGCCCAGACGCCAAACCTGTCCCCGCTCTATACCGGCCTCAGCCTCGAGGATTCCTCGGCCATTGTCACCGAACTGCAGTCGCTCAACATCCCCTATGAGCTGCGTGGCGAAGGTGACACGATTCTCATTCCGCGCGACAGCATCACCACCACCCGCATGACCCTGGCCGGTTCGGGCCTGCCGACCCGTGGCCAGGTTGGTTATGAGATCTTCGACCAGCAGTCGACGCTGGGCGCCACGAGCTTCGTCCAGAACATCAACAATGTCCGCGCCCTCGAAGGCGAGCTGGCTCGCACCATCGGATCGCTGACCCGCATCAAGTCGGCCCGCGTCCACCTTGTCTTGCCCGAGCGCGAACTGTTCCGCCGCGAACGCAACGACCCATCCGCCTCCATCGTCCTGTCGGTGCGCGGCGAACTCTCCAATGGCGAAATCCGCTCCATCCAGCATCTCGTCGCCTCTGCCATCGAAGGCCTGACCCCGAGCCGCGTCTCCATTGTCGACGACCAGGGCAACTTGCTCGCATCGGGCACCGGTGACGATGCCGAAGGCGCGCTTGCTGCCGATGCCGCCGAACGCACCCTGGGCTACGAAAACCGTCTGCGTACCCGTGTCGAGGACATGCTGGCCAATGTCGTCGGCCCAGGCCGTGCCCGCGTCGAGGTCAGCGCCGAACTCGACTACAACCGCTCGACAACCACCGAAGAGAAATTTGATCCCGATGGCCAGGTCGTCCGCTCCAGCCAGTTGCGCGAAACCGAGACCAACTCCACCGGCCAGAATGGTCAGGTGACCGTCGCCAATGAACTGCCTGGCGCATCGCAGAACGCGGGACAGACCGGCCCGAGCGAAACCGGCACCACCAGCGAAGAAGTCACCAACTACGAGATTTCCAAGACCACCAACACGGCCGTCACCGAAGCCGGTGCCGTCAAGCGCCTGTCGGTCGCCGTCGTGGTCGATGGCGTCTATACGACCGACACGGCCGGCGCCACGACCTATGCACCGCGTTCCGCTGACGATGTCGCCCAGATCCTGACCCTGGTCCGCTCCGCCGTTGGCTACTCGGAAACCCGCGGCGACAGCGTCGAAGTGGTCAACATGCAGTTTGCCGAACGGCCGGGCCTGGCGGATGCCGGAACCGATGCGTCGGGTGGCCTGCTGGACTTCACCCGCGACGACCTGATGGATGGCGCGGAAATGGCCGTCACCTTGCTGATCGCCCTGGCCTTGGTGTTCTTCGTCATGCGTCCACTGCTCAAGAAGGCCCTGTCGCCCGAGAGCCAGCCGCTGGCGCTTCCGACCGCTGCTGAAGTTGGTCACCATGGCGTGCTGAGCGCAGACGGCCAGGTTCTGGCTGAACCGGCAGCCATCGACGAACAGCCCCGCGACAAGACACCCGCCTGGGTCGCCAATGCCCGTTCCATGGGCGAAACCCAGCTCCAGACGCTCAAGACCGTCGGTTCGCTGGTCGAAGAAAATCCCCGTCAGGCCGCGCTGATCGTGCGCGACTGGCTGGGTAATGCGGCGGCATAA
- the flhA gene encoding flagellar biosynthesis protein FlhA, whose translation MTDLPGNNARPAFKVPTTASVLDLLRSGDIALAAGVMGLIVILIVPLPPLLVDVLLAISIVFSVMILMTALFIQKPLEFSSFPTVLLIATMLRLGMNLATTRLILSEGHTGHSAAGHVIEAFGNFITRGNFIIGTVIFIILVIVNFIVITKGSGRIAEVAARFSLDAMPGKQMAIDADLSAGLIDEDTAKKRRAELEGESAFFGNMDGASKFVRGDAIAGLIITFINISAGMLIGIMQQGLSFQEAGNVYTLLTIGDGLVSQIPALIVSTAAGILVSKSGVQGSADKALSAQFTGYPRALGMSSAVMGALAFLPGMPMIPFLALAGGVGYVAWRAAQSKDERKTQEAVDQLAKAAAQPGAPGAPAANADAPITDSLKIDELKLELGYGLLSLVKEDENGSDRLTEQIKALRRQLAVELGFVMPPVRILDNMQLDPNVYKVRIKEVEAGAGEIHANQLMVMDPYGNQIDLPGTHTTEPTFGLPATWIEPALRDEAELRGLSIIDPSTVISTHLTEVLKANVSDLLSYANVQSLLSGLPKEQQKLVEDIVPGMISVSGVQRVLQTLLNERISIRDLSTILEGIAEVAGPGRSVQTITEHVRSRLARQICSANLGPDGNLPLLTLSPQWERDFAEAMVGEGEHRHLAMAPSRLQQFIAGIQQGFERAAQAGEMPVLITSPSIRPHVRSIIDRFRPQTVVMSQNEVHPRVRLKTVGSI comes from the coding sequence ATGACCGACCTGCCCGGCAATAACGCGCGCCCCGCATTCAAGGTACCCACGACCGCTTCGGTCCTGGACCTCCTGCGCTCGGGCGACATTGCGCTTGCCGCAGGCGTCATGGGGCTTATCGTCATCCTCATCGTGCCACTGCCGCCACTGCTGGTGGACGTGTTGCTGGCGATCTCCATCGTTTTCTCGGTGATGATCCTGATGACGGCTCTGTTCATCCAGAAGCCGCTCGAGTTCTCGTCCTTCCCGACAGTGCTGCTGATCGCCACCATGCTGCGTCTGGGCATGAACCTGGCCACGACGCGCCTGATCCTCAGCGAAGGTCACACCGGCCACAGCGCTGCCGGCCACGTCATCGAAGCCTTCGGCAATTTCATCACCCGCGGCAATTTCATTATCGGTACGGTGATCTTCATTATCCTCGTGATCGTGAACTTCATCGTCATCACCAAGGGTTCCGGCCGTATCGCCGAAGTGGCCGCCCGCTTCAGCCTCGACGCTATGCCCGGCAAGCAGATGGCCATCGACGCCGATCTTTCGGCCGGCCTGATCGACGAAGATACAGCCAAGAAGCGCCGTGCCGAACTCGAAGGCGAAAGCGCCTTCTTCGGTAACATGGACGGTGCTTCCAAATTCGTGCGCGGCGACGCCATCGCCGGCCTGATCATCACCTTCATCAACATTTCTGCCGGCATGCTGATCGGCATCATGCAGCAGGGCCTGAGCTTTCAGGAAGCTGGCAACGTCTATACGCTGCTGACCATCGGTGACGGCCTCGTCTCCCAGATCCCGGCGCTGATCGTTTCGACCGCAGCCGGTATCCTCGTGTCCAAGTCCGGTGTGCAGGGCTCGGCCGACAAGGCCCTCTCCGCCCAGTTCACCGGCTATCCGCGCGCTCTAGGCATGTCCTCGGCCGTGATGGGCGCCCTCGCCTTCCTGCCCGGCATGCCGATGATCCCCTTCCTGGCCCTCGCCGGTGGCGTCGGCTACGTCGCTTGGCGCGCAGCCCAGTCCAAGGATGAGCGCAAAACCCAAGAAGCCGTCGACCAGCTCGCCAAGGCTGCAGCCCAACCCGGCGCACCGGGCGCACCCGCCGCCAATGCCGACGCGCCGATCACCGACAGCCTCAAGATCGACGAGCTCAAGCTCGAGCTCGGCTATGGCCTTCTGAGCCTCGTCAAGGAAGACGAGAACGGCTCGGATCGCCTGACCGAGCAGATCAAGGCCCTGCGCCGCCAGCTCGCGGTCGAACTCGGCTTCGTCATGCCGCCCGTCCGCATCCTCGACAACATGCAGCTCGACCCCAATGTCTACAAGGTCCGCATCAAGGAAGTCGAAGCCGGTGCGGGCGAGATCCATGCCAACCAGCTGATGGTCATGGACCCCTATGGCAACCAGATCGACCTGCCGGGCACCCACACCACCGAACCGACCTTCGGCCTGCCCGCCACCTGGATCGAGCCGGCCCTGCGCGACGAAGCCGAACTGCGCGGCCTCTCCATCATCGATCCCTCGACCGTCATTTCCACCCACCTGACCGAAGTGCTGAAAGCCAATGTCAGCGACCTGCTGAGCTACGCCAATGTGCAGTCGCTGCTCTCCGGCCTGCCCAAGGAACAGCAGAAGCTGGTGGAAGATATCGTCCCCGGCATGATCTCGGTGTCCGGCGTCCAGCGCGTGCTGCAGACCCTGCTCAACGAGCGCATCTCGATCCGCGACCTCTCGACCATTCTTGAAGGCATTGCCGAAGTCGCCGGTCCCGGCCGCTCGGTCCAGACCATTACCGAACATGTCCGCAGCCGTCTGGCGCGTCAGATCTGTTCGGCCAACCTGGGCCCCGATGGCAACCTGCCCCTGCTGACCCTTTCCCCGCAATGGGAACGCGACTTTGCCGAAGCCATGGTCGGCGAAGGCGAACACCGCCATCTCGCCATGGCCCCCAGCCGCCTGCAGCAATTCATTGCCGGCATCCAGCAGGGTTTCGAGCGTGCCGCCCAGGCTGGTGAAATGCCCGTGCTGATCACCTCGCCTTCGATCCGCCCGCATGTGAGATCGATCATCGACCGCTTCCGTCCGCAGACCGTTGTCATGAGCCAGAACGAGGTGCATCCTCGTGTCCGTCTCAAGACGGTGGGGAGCATCTGA
- a CDS encoding glutathione S-transferase family protein has translation MGKNYLPDGKQSLNSPLQFANSGRNCLPKLKKDEAMMRVLGRVTSINVRKVLWALDELGLTYSREDWGLPLRDPNVAEFLALNPNGQVPVLIEGDFALWESNAILTHLALREGKLLSKDPAERALALQWLGWQASELNPAWGYAVYALIRKAPGFDDQGKIEASMAKWTTKMEILEARLEGRDFVAEGGFSIADIALGLSVHRWLSTPAPKKTLPNVAAYHERLKVREAATRWMGPETP, from the coding sequence GTGGGCAAAAATTACCTACCTGATGGTAAACAATCTCTTAACTCCCCGTTGCAGTTTGCAAATTCCGGCAGAAACTGCCTGCCAAAGTTGAAAAAGGATGAAGCCATGATGCGGGTTCTGGGACGGGTGACGTCCATCAATGTGCGCAAGGTGCTGTGGGCGCTCGACGAACTGGGCTTGACCTACAGTCGTGAAGACTGGGGTCTGCCGCTGCGCGATCCCAATGTAGCGGAATTTCTTGCGCTCAATCCCAATGGGCAGGTGCCAGTTTTAATCGAAGGCGATTTTGCGCTTTGGGAAAGCAATGCGATCCTGACCCATCTGGCGCTGCGCGAGGGCAAGTTGCTTTCCAAAGATCCTGCCGAACGCGCATTGGCCCTGCAATGGCTGGGCTGGCAGGCAAGCGAGCTCAATCCCGCCTGGGGCTATGCCGTCTACGCGCTGATCCGCAAGGCGCCCGGTTTTGACGACCAGGGCAAGATCGAGGCGTCGATGGCGAAATGGACCACGAAGATGGAGATTCTGGAAGCGCGGCTCGAAGGTCGGGACTTCGTGGCAGAGGGTGGTTTCAGCATCGCCGATATCGCGCTTGGCCTTTCGGTGCATCGCTGGCTGTCGACGCCGGCACCGAAAAAGACCCTGCCCAATGTGGCGGCTTACCATGAGCGGCTAAAGGTCCGAGAAGCCGCGACGCGCTGGATGGGACCGGAAACGCCCTAG
- the fliN gene encoding flagellar motor switch protein FliN: MAAPGRSRAPESHVERTADDLEAVFDVPVRVSVVLGRTKMPVSALLKMDTGTVIELDRQVGEAVEIFINERLVARGEIVLVENKLGVTMTEIIKAQ, from the coding sequence ATGGCCGCCCCTGGACGCAGCCGCGCCCCCGAAAGCCATGTCGAACGCACCGCGGACGACCTCGAAGCCGTCTTCGACGTCCCCGTCCGCGTTTCCGTCGTGCTCGGCCGCACCAAGATGCCGGTCTCGGCGCTTCTCAAGATGGATACCGGCACGGTCATCGAGCTCGACCGCCAGGTCGGCGAGGCCGTCGAAATCTTCATCAACGAGCGCCTCGTGGCGCGCGGTGAAATCGTCCTCGTCGAGAACAAGCTCGGCGTGACCATGACCGAAATCATCAAAGCACAATAA
- the fliG gene encoding flagellar motor switch protein FliG — MAVVPQSTGIAEPNSPKQLVIGANATHRVLSGDEKAAALLLALGPDYGKPIFDELDELEVKTLSRAMVRLGPITQEMLDDLLVEFVTTVSSNGSLSGNTDSTERLLLSFLPQDKVDSIMEEIRGPAGRNMWEKLSNVQADVLAAYLKNEYPQTIAVVLSKIATDHASQVLAVLPEELAMDVVQRMLGLDPVQKEILEKIENTLRTEFMSTLNHSKRRDSHEQMAEIFNSFDRQTEARFITTLEEHNRDDAERIKALMFTFEDLAKLESSAIQTLLTKMDKKDLALSLKGANDGVKESFFNNMSGRTAKLLKDDMESMGPVRLKDVDEAQGRMVSTAKDLAAKGDIIIVKSKSDDQMVA; from the coding sequence ATGGCAGTCGTTCCGCAATCCACCGGCATAGCCGAACCGAATTCGCCCAAGCAGCTCGTGATCGGCGCCAATGCGACCCATCGCGTCCTCTCGGGCGACGAAAAGGCGGCGGCCCTGCTGCTGGCGCTCGGCCCCGACTACGGCAAGCCCATTTTCGATGAGCTGGACGAGCTCGAGGTCAAGACCCTCAGCCGTGCAATGGTGCGCCTCGGCCCGATTACCCAGGAAATGCTGGACGACCTGCTGGTCGAATTCGTCACCACGGTTTCGTCCAACGGCTCGCTTTCCGGCAACACCGACAGCACCGAACGCCTGCTGCTCAGCTTCCTGCCCCAGGACAAGGTCGATTCCATCATGGAAGAGATCCGTGGCCCGGCGGGCCGCAACATGTGGGAAAAGCTGTCCAACGTGCAGGCCGACGTGCTGGCCGCGTATCTCAAGAACGAATACCCCCAGACCATTGCCGTGGTCCTGTCCAAGATCGCCACCGATCATGCTTCCCAGGTCCTGGCCGTCCTGCCCGAGGAACTGGCCATGGACGTCGTGCAGCGCATGCTTGGTCTCGACCCGGTGCAGAAGGAAATTCTCGAAAAGATCGAGAACACCCTGCGCACCGAATTCATGTCGACGCTCAACCATTCCAAGCGCCGCGACAGCCACGAGCAGATGGCTGAAATCTTCAACAGCTTCGATCGCCAGACCGAAGCGCGCTTCATCACCACGCTCGAAGAGCACAATCGCGACGATGCCGAACGCATCAAGGCGCTGATGTTCACTTTCGAGGACCTCGCCAAGCTCGAATCCTCGGCCATCCAGACCCTGCTCACCAAGATGGACAAGAAGGACCTGGCGCTCTCGCTCAAGGGCGCCAATGACGGGGTCAAGGAATCCTTCTTCAACAACATGTCCGGCCGCACCGCAAAGCTGCTCAAGGACGACATGGAATCCATGGGCCCCGTCCGCCTCAAGGACGTCGACGAAGCCCAGGGCCGCATGGTCTCGACCGCCAAGGACCTGGCGGCCAAGGGCGATATCATCATCGTCAAGTCCAAGTCCGACGATCAGATGGTGGCGTAA
- a CDS encoding sigma-54 dependent transcriptional regulator, whose amino-acid sequence MRLLIIGALEGQLSEATKMAMNGGAKVAHAPSVEIALAALRAGRGADLLLCDVAMDISGLIAGLEAERIAIPVVACGVEANAAAAVNAIRAGAKEYIPLPPDAELIAAVIAAVTREASDFLFRDPAMERVVKMADQIAGSDASILITGESGTGKEVIAKYVHAKSKRAAKPFISVNCAAIPEALLESELFGHEKGAFTGAVARRIGKFEEASGGTLLLDEISEMDIRLQAKLLRAIQERVIDRVGGGKPVPVDIRILATSNRNLNEAVREGQFREDLLFRLNVVNLKLPALRDRPGDISALSEHFVDKYAKANGLPPRSLSAEAREALLKAPWPGNVRELENTLHRAVLLSSGDIIGPDAIVLPDGMGLVEAASTNSLSAQLAQTAQTMSAALVGRTVADVERDLILDTLDHTLGNRTHAANILGISIRTLRNKLNQYSDEGTHVPDPGERRSVA is encoded by the coding sequence ATGCGTCTGCTCATCATCGGTGCCCTCGAGGGCCAACTCAGCGAAGCCACCAAGATGGCGATGAATGGCGGGGCCAAGGTTGCCCACGCGCCATCTGTCGAGATCGCCCTGGCGGCCCTGCGCGCCGGACGCGGCGCGGACCTGCTGCTGTGCGACGTAGCCATGGATATCTCGGGCCTGATCGCCGGCCTTGAGGCCGAACGCATCGCCATCCCCGTGGTCGCCTGCGGCGTGGAGGCCAATGCTGCCGCCGCCGTCAACGCCATCCGCGCCGGCGCCAAGGAATATATCCCCCTGCCCCCCGATGCCGAGCTGATCGCCGCCGTCATCGCCGCCGTGACCCGCGAAGCCTCGGACTTCCTGTTCCGCGACCCGGCCATGGAACGCGTCGTCAAGATGGCCGACCAGATTGCCGGCTCCGACGCCTCAATCCTGATCACCGGCGAAAGCGGCACCGGCAAGGAAGTCATCGCCAAATACGTCCACGCCAAGTCCAAGCGCGCGGCCAAGCCCTTCATCTCGGTCAACTGTGCGGCCATTCCCGAAGCCCTGCTTGAATCGGAGCTCTTCGGCCACGAGAAAGGCGCCTTTACTGGCGCCGTGGCCCGCCGCATCGGCAAGTTCGAGGAAGCCTCGGGCGGCACGCTGCTGCTCGACGAAATCTCGGAAATGGACATCCGCCTGCAGGCGAAGCTCCTGCGCGCCATCCAGGAACGCGTCATCGATCGCGTCGGCGGCGGCAAGCCCGTGCCAGTCGACATCCGTATCCTCGCCACCTCCAACCGCAATCTCAACGAAGCCGTCCGCGAAGGCCAATTCCGCGAGGACCTGCTGTTCCGCCTCAATGTGGTGAACCTCAAGCTCCCGGCCCTGCGCGACCGCCCCGGCGACATCTCGGCCCTCTCCGAGCATTTCGTGGACAAATATGCCAAGGCCAATGGCCTGCCGCCTCGCAGCCTGTCGGCCGAGGCTCGCGAAGCCCTGCTCAAGGCCCCGTGGCCCGGCAACGTCCGCGAGCTGGAGAACACCCTCCATCGCGCCGTGCTGCTGTCATCGGGCGATATCATCGGCCCGGACGCCATCGTCCTGCCCGATGGAATGGGCCTGGTTGAAGCGGCATCGACCAATTCGCTCTCTGCCCAGCTGGCCCAGACCGCCCAGACCATGTCCGCGGCCCTGGTCGGCCGCACCGTGGCCGATGTCGAGCGCGATCTTATTCTGGATACACTCGATCACACCTTGGGCAACCGCACCCATGCGGCCAATATCCTCGGCATTTCGATTCGCACCCTTCGCAACAAGCTCAACCAGTATTCGGACGAGGGCACCCATGTCCCCGACCCCGGCGAGCGCCGCAGCGTCGCATGA